Part of the Bacillus sp. THAF10 genome is shown below.
TTTTCTGATGTTCATAGATTTTTGATAATTCTTCACAAGCCTCTTCTTTTGAATCATTTAGTGGGTCTGCAAGTGCTTGTTTAAATAGAAGTTCAGCCTCACAAAACCTTCGTTCTTTCTTCTTTAAGTAGCCTAACTTCATGGCTGCCTTCCATGAGGATTCAACAATATTTTCATAAATGCTGGCAGCCGCTTCTTTCTCACCTAGTGTGTCATACCACCGCCCTATTTCGAAATCTTCTAGTTCACTTCTTTCATTTCCATCTAATAAAAGCAATTTAGAAAGATGAATATAGAGGGTAATTAAAGTAAGTACATCCCATTCATTATGCTTCATAACTCCTTTAATCCCTTGCATTTCCTGAGTTTTCACAAAATCAACATAGATCATAGGAGCTAAAAAGCCCGGAATATCGTCCTGTCTCTCTATCTCGAGTATTTCTTTTTCAACATTCACTAATCTCACGGCTTCCATCTTTGATTTCCAAAGACGTCTAGAAGCATGTAACAGATCAAAATGACCAAATGCAGGTAACTTGGGTACATGCTCTCTAACAAGCGTATGTCTCGTTTTCACTTGTGGCCAGTCAAACGCTTTGCCGTTGTAGGTGACAAGTGTTTTATAATTAACATTCTCAAGAAAGCTTTGATAGAGTGCCACTTCATTTCCAGGCCCAGGTAATAAGTGCTGCCTAATAACCACTTTGTCAGAAAAAACTCTTGCATACCCAAGAAGAAAGATAGTAGTCCCCACACCCCCGCTTAATCCAGTTGTTTCCGTATCAAAAAAGAAAAGATCAGAAGAATGGTGTCCTTTTCCTGATAATGGGTGCTCCACATCCGCGTTTTGCCATAATTTCATAATAGGAATAAGATCTTTAAGCTGATATTTCCCGTGCTTATGATCCAAACTATATTCTTTTTCTCTAATGAAACAGTGTTCACCCTGAAAGCGATACACACTTGTCTGAAAGCTCTCCCATTCCTTTTCATTACAAATAGTATTTTTACTTACTAAATTGCTTGTGGAATCGTGTTCTACATTCAAATGCTTTTTCATCCTATTCAGCTTGTTCTTTATCTTCATACACCGTTCACCTTAATTTCTAGCTGCTTAAGAAGAGCTAGAGCCAATTTTTTAGCGTTTTCCTCAGGATAGTCCGCACCAATGCAGGAAGGACAGCCAGAATAACATGGGCAGCCTTCAATTAAGCTTGTGGCATTTTCCAATAGTGTTTGAATTTGCTCGTACACCTTCTCACTTAAACCAACTCCACCAGGATACCGGTCATAAAAATAAACAACTGGTTTTTCGTCATGGGTAGATTTCACCTGTGGAACAACTTGCAAATCCATTGGTTCACACATTAATAAAAGTGGAGCCACGTGTTTTAGGGCATGGGCTATGCCAAGTAAGCTTTTTTCCAAATCATCTCCATTTAAGCTTTCAACTACAGTTTCTTCTAGAGTAATCCAAGCAGCGTTTGTTTGTAATTCCTCTTCAGGCAAATGGATGGGTCCTGAGCCTATGTTTTCATGAGTTTCAAACTTAATTTTTTTAAAAATAGTGGCCATTGCTCTTACTGATACATCACCGAATGCAATGGTACCGCCTGAATAGTCCTTGCTTTTGTCTATTTCTAATACATCAAGAGATACTGCAAGATTTGCATCAGTAAAATAATCAACATTCACTTCTCGTACGAAGGCTTTCTTTTCTTCCCAGTCTAATTTTTCCACTTGATATTGTACGCCTTGATGTAAATAAATTGCTTCATCATGAAGTAGAGTCATGGAGCTGAATCGATCCATTTCTCCAATTACTTTGTTTGCTGGTTCTGAAGATTGGTCGATGATGATGACATTTTCCTGAGATGCAGATCGTAAGCTAATGTTGTGAGCAGGAAACGCGTCATTCATCCAATGCCATTTCCCAGCATGTTCATGAAGCACTCTTTCTTCTGCTAAATATTCTAAAATATCTTCAAGTTCCACTCCATCAAAGGTTTCTCCTTTTTTAAAAGGCAGTTCATAAGCGGCACATTTTATATGGTCAACTAAGATTACCAGGTTGTTTGGATTAATTCTTGCTGATTCGGGGTTGCTGTTTAAAAAGAATTCTGGGTGCCCGACGATATATTGATCAAGCGGATTCGAGCTTGCAACCATCACAATAACTGCTTCCCCTTGCCTTCTGCCAGCACGACCTGCCTGCTGCCAAGCACTTGCTATCGTTCCTGGGTAGCCTGTCATAATACACACTTGCAGCTGACCAATATCCACACCAAGCTCCAAAGCGTTCGTACTTACAACACCATATATCTCCCCATTTCGAAGCCCCTTTTCAATGGATCTTCTCTGAGTAGGTAAATATCCTCCCCGATATCCCTGAATCGATTTTTCTCCTAATTCATTTTTCACTAATTCTTTTAAATAGGTGAGGAGAATTTCAACCCTAACCCTGCTTTTGGCAAAGACAATCGTCTGTATTCGCTCCTTTAAGAAAGCAGCTGCAACTTTCCTCACTTCTAACGTCGCACTCCTTCTAATGTTTAAAGGTTTATTTACGATAGGAGGATTATAAAAAACGATATGCTTTTTGCTAGCTGGAGCACCATTATTATTAATCAAATGGAAGCTTTCACCTGTAAGCTCTTCTGCGAGTTCTTTTGGGTTAGAAATTGTTGCTGATGTACAAATAAAGGTTGGATTACTGCCGTAAAATTTACATATTCTTTTTAGTCGTCTAATGACATTGGCCACATGACTACCGAAAACCCCTCTGTATGTATGGAGTTCGTCGATTACGATATATTCTAGGTTTTCAAATAGGGACACCCATTTCGTATGATGTGGGAGAATAGCTGAATGTAGCATATCAGGATTGGTAATTACAATATGCCCAGCCTTTCTTACCTTTTGCCTAATGCCAGGTGACGTATCACCATCATAGGTATAACTGTTAATAGGTACTTCCATCATTGTGATTAGTTCATTTAACTCACTTTTTTGATCTTGAGCGAGTGCTTTTGTTGGAAAAATATAAAGAGCCCGAGCTTCTTGTTTTTCCACAATTTTTTGTAACACTGGTAGGTTATAACATAGTGTTTTACCAGAAGCAGTAGGGGTGACAGCAACAAAGTGTTTCTTTTGTATGGCAGTTTGAAATGCCTCTGCCTGGTGTGTGTAGAGAGAAGTGACCCCCCTCTTTGTTAAAGCCTTCCACAAGGGCTCCTTCACTTCTTTTGGAAATGGAACAAATTGAGCTTCTTTTGGAGGCACCGTTTCCCAATGAACGATATTATCTGCTATATCTTTTTCTTGTTTCATCCAGTCAATCACTTCGTAAATTGTTTTTCTCCAATACATTTCGATCACCTCTTCATCTTCCTTCTATTTTAGCGAATAAGTGTTCGGAACGTAAAGTGACAATCAGAAAAATACTGTTGGAAAAGAACAAAAGCGCAATGCGCCCGCTTTGCGACGTACAAACTGGACTGAGCCGTATGAGATAAAGAAAACACGAAGAGCCTGCGATTCGATGTTGCCTTATCGTAAGGAGGCGAGGGAAGTTTGCTAGTCGCTGGCGCATGGAGCTGGACGCTGCTACCATGAGTATCCTAAACAACAAAAGCGCAATGCGCCCGCTTTGCGACGTACAAACTTTGTCTAGTTGCAGCGGCTGAACGAGCCGCTTCACTTTTCGTGGCACTGAGCCGTATGAGATAAAGAAAACACGAAGAGAGTAAGCTTTTTCGTGTTGCCTTATCGTAAGGAGGCGGGGAAGTTTGCTACTCGCTGGCGCATGGAGCTGGACGCTGCTACTTTTGTTCCAGATATCCACAGACATATTTTTTATAATTTCCTAAACAATAATAAAAACAGCCTAGTACAAGCTACCAGGCTGTTTTGTTTCAAGCTATGCTTTTTGATTCATACTATAGTTATTGATTACTGCTAATACCTTTGTTCCTTGAGTCATATCACTTTGGCACAAAGGACAGATAGGTCTTTCCGTTTCTATATTTCTGAAATTGTCTCGCATCCAACCTTTACAAGATTCAGATGCACATTCCCAAACTTTCGTTTCTTCTGTCACTATTTCTTCTGCTTCTCTTCTTCCAAAAGCCATCAAACCACTCTCCTATCTTTTGAGGTGGGGCATAGTTAATCCTCACGGTTTATCTACTCTTAGTATTCCAACTTACGAGGAAAAAATAAGAAAGAAATAAAAAAAGCATCCTTACCATACAAACTCTTCCAATTTATTATAACACAAATTTGAAATTTATTCATGCCGAAGTCCAACGTTTTATTCATATTCATTAGGTAGTAACCCATTTCAACCCTCATTAATATATTAATGATAAAGAACATGAAAGGGGTAAGATACATGATGGATGAAAAGGAAAAGCTGCCACAAAAAAAAGACATCCAACCTAACAATATTATGAATACGATTGACGCATTCTTTAGCAGCTCTCCTATTAAAGGTATGTTAAAGCAAATGGATGATTTCTTTGGTCATACATTTTCCGAAGCCTCCCTACCGGTAGAAACGCAAGAAACGGATCGGGATTTTCTAGTAGTATGCAAACTGCCAGGTATAGCAAAAGAGCAAATAAACATCGAAACCTTTGATCGGTATTTAACTATTTCTGTTAAAAATGAGCAACAGGTAAAAACGATTGATGAAACCGTTTCTTATGTAAGTAACAGTTATACAAGCAATATTTCGAAAAGGACCATTCCTCTGCCTGAGTATGTAAAAATACAAGCGCTGCAAGCAAATTACCGGGACGGTTTATTAAAAATTCGGATCCCTAAAAAGCTAATAAAACAAATCGATATTCAAGATTAGAAACGAGAATAGGCTGGGACAAAATTTAAAAACACAAACAAAAAGACGAAAAATATTAATGCCGGCATTGAATACCGCTATTGATTTCCCTGCAAGACTTCGCTTTCCGCGGGTGACCCGTGAGCCTCCTCGACTTCGGTGGGGTCTCACATTGGCCACTTCTCTAAGCAGGAGTCTACGTCTTTCACTCCAATCAACCGCTGGTGTCATCTAAAAGGTAAAAGAATATTTTAATACTAAAAAAACCGAACTGATTAGATCAAATACTCCAATCAGTTCGGTTTTTGCTTAGCCTAAAACACTTTTGTCCTAGCCTTTTTTATGAAGTATATGGATTACATAATTTTTCTCTGAGGATAAAGATTAATAAGGAGGAGGTGTCTTATCATGAGTAAGTATAAAAAGATTTATGCTAATCCCTCTACTTCTCCTACACTTGTGATCAAAACAAAGTTAGATGAAGAACAAAAAGAGGGTAACCCTTACTACAGTTCATCCTTAAACAAGCAAGAAGAGGAAAAATTAGATCAATATTTTTTCGAGGAAGAACCAAAAGGAGATTATCACAATTAAAGCATCCAAGGGGAGAACACCATCTCCCTTTCTTTGCTACGAGAAAAAAAGATGCCATATTAGAGGCACCTTTTTAAACTTTAAATGTTGATGCAAGACCTTTAAACATGTTGTTTATTTGATTCACTGTATTCATCATTTGCCCTGCCGTATCCATCATTTTTTTCATATCCACATTTCCATCTTGACCTTTAAATTGGTTCATAAATGAGTTTACTTGAGAGGTTTGTGTTTTAGGTGGTTGCGCTTGAGATGGATAAGGATTCATAAACGGCATTTGATTTGGTTGCATCCACCCATTTTGCATTCCATTCTGTTGCATCATCCCGTTACCTGATGTTCCTTGTAGGTATTGGTTTGGTTGCATCATTCCGTTACCTGGTGTTCCTTGTGGGTATTGGTTTGGTTGCATCATTCCGTTACCTGGTGTTCCTTGTGGGTATTGGTTTGGTTGCATCATCCCCATCCCCATGGACTGTGATGGATTTTGCCAATTTGTGTTCATCGTATTAAATGGAAAGCCCTGCGTATTCATGTTCTGCTGTGGAAACCCCATCTGGTTCATCATATTTGGCATCATTCCTTGCGGAAACATCATTTGTTGATTTGGTACATTCGCCCCCATTCCATTAGGAGAAAACATTCCTTGCATGCCATTGCCTCCATTTGAAAATATATTATTTAAAAAAGGAAGCTGACTTAATAGCGACAAATTCCTGTTATATGATAAATGTCTAGGTCTACTGTACATTCTCCTAAACATCGCATACCCCTCCTCTTATCTTACTACCTTTAACATATGAAGTGAAATTGGGAAAGGTGCCTAGATGAAAAGCGAAAGCCATTTTCCAACTTCCTCCTATTATGTCCCATTTTGTCGGAAGTTTCATTTTTTCAAAAACAAGAAAAATTGAATATACATGCTATCATGAAAGTAACTTCAAAGGGAGGGATTTGGATGGTACTAGAAGACTTGCGTCAAAAATTTGTTGCATGTAAAAGCTATGAACCAAATGAACACAATGAATTGATGGATTTTGCCAGAAAGCAATATTTACAAGGGGAGTTATCGATCAATCAATTCCGTCACCTTATTCAAGAATTGGAAATCATGGGTGCAGTTCCACCAAACACATTTGAAGATATGTTAGAAAAATCTTAAAGAGAAAATAATGAAAAGCCTGACATAATGTCAGGCTTTCGCTTTGTTTAAAATATCCTCTAAGACATAATGAATGGACTGAATCATTCCTTTGAAGCGTTTCGACTTGGTGTCGGGATAAAAGCATTGAACAGAAACCATATTTATGTTTTCTACCGTACTGTCTATTTGCTGTATATGAATATTTTTAGGTCTTTGCGACGTAATCCACTTTTTTGATGCATCTTCCCATGCTTTGACGGTTTGATAAACGTCGTCTGCAAAAGGTTTAACTGTTGCAAAAAAATCTGGCTCTTCTTTCCTTTGCTGTGTTTTCTCAAAGCACATTTCTATTTTATTAATGAACGTGCAAAGCTTTTCTGTTATTGAAATTAGTTCATTATGCTCGCTAGTCATTTTCTCACCTCTAGCAATACATATTAACATAATTTACAATACGGAGTAAGCATTCACTTGAAAATCAATGCGCGAATTTGAAGGGTGTATCCCCTGTCTTTGATCTTTCATTACTTTTTCTACTTCATCTAAAGTAAAATGTAGTCTGCTTATTTGTTGCTTCATAACCTCTTCCATTTCTTCACGCTCTATTTTAAGAGAATTTGCCATCGTTTGCTCTAACACATCCATCTGCAGCATCATTTCATTAAACAAATCAGTAATTTCACTTTTAGAAACAATGTTGGACATTTACTTTCCCCTCCACATTTTATTCGTGTAATAATGTTTTCGGCGTTAACCTCTCACACCCTTCCTATGTGACAAAACTAGAAGAGATTCGTCAAAGAAAGTGTTAACCTGACATCACGAACTTTTCATGTTTCTGAATGAATAGAACATTTTTTGAAAAAATAACAATGAACGATAAAATGATTGGAGGAAAATTAATGACGAAGAATGATAGCAAGGAGCAACAACAGCAAAGAAAAAACCAAGTGGAAAGTACTCCTGGACAAGAGGATAAAAAGTTGAAGGGCCCAAATCGTCCTTCTACCTAAGAATAACGAGGCTAAAGAAGAGGCTGGGACAAAACTTAAAAACACGAACTGATTTGATCAAATACTCCAATCAGTTCGGTTTCTGCTTAGGCTAAAACACTTTTTGTCCCAGCCACTTTTCTTTTTTTCTTTTTTAAACTTCGCTAACGATTTCCGCTAATTGGCTCCGCGTCCACAGAGAGATTTATAACCCTCCCAGAGCTTCCCTGCGGGGTCACAAGTCTTTCGCTACATTCCCGATAAGAGTCTCCCACCTTTGCTGCAAAAAACAGCTAGAAACAACTCACTATCAACATTCTTCTTTAACCCTTTTTTAAAGCCATTTTTTGATTGCAATAAAGCCATCCATTTGATGTTGTTTATGTATGAACCATTTGGTCAGTTCTTCGTAATGCTGTTCTTTTGGTGATAGTGGCTTTCTCCAAGATGGGAGATATTTTCTATTCTTAAAAATCCAATCATTAGAGTCTCCTTTATGAGGATGCTTTACAACCGGATAGATCGCTCTTAAAATTGGCGTCTCTCTAGATAAACGTTCTGAAAAATATTGTTCATAATCAAATCTTGCTCCTGTATGCTCTGTATTCAAAGAAAATAGGTGAAACTTTTCATACAAAGAAGGATGAAATAAAAGATGAGCAAGCTTTCTGCCAAGCAAGATTCTATTTTTCAGCTTTTGAAACCCATGAACGGAATATCCATACAACTTCCCTTCTAACGTTGGGAAAACAACACTGCTAAAATGACCGATATCTTGAAAAAAATACGATCCACTGCCAAATACATTTTTTTTCAAATAGTGATTTCTCAGTACAGGTTCTTGAATAAGATTTTGCTCGTTTATTATTAATGAACTAACCAACCTCTCCTTATCTCTCCTTTCCCAAAAAGCCTTCCATTCCGCTTCCATAAAGCATGACACATCGAAAGCCTGCAACAAATGAAAGAGTGGTTTGTTATAATGAAGAGACAATTCATAAACCTTTAATTGAGGAAATGCGTCACGGAAAATAAGCCAGTTTGCAAGTTCATAGGTTAAGAAGAAGGAAAACCGTTGCTGCCATCCAAGAGCTAACTTAAACCATCTACCTTCAAGATCTGTCATGCTCCAACCTGCATTTCTTGAAACCATACTTGCTAGAAATGACCACCTAATCTCGGGATTTCTTTCGTAAAATGTCATATATGCTTTTGTTCTGGAAATGTTGTCAGCATTGTATTTTGCTGTATTTTTTTTTATGGTAGTGATAAACTTATCTTCTTGAATGGAGTACTTTAACAATTTTCTATCCTGTGCAATCTTTTTATAAATGTCTTTCAAGGGAAAAGTCCTCCATTTAAATATTTTGTCGTTTTTTTCTTTTTTTAGGTTAGTTTTGGTTTAGAGGGGGAAATTTATGACTATTAGATATCCAAACGGAAAAATTTATCATGACAAAGGCGCGGTCAAAACCACAAAAACATCCACCACGCTATATGGAAATCGCGGAATGAGTCTAGAAGAAGACTTACAAGAGACAAACGTTTATTATTTACATCAGGATATAGCTGTGGTTCATAAAAAACCTACTCCCATCCAAATTGTTGATGTACATTACCCTAAGCGAAGTGCTGCTGTGATTAAGGAAGCTTATTTTAAACAAGCCTCTACAACCGACTTTAACGGGGTATATAAAGGACGATATCTTGATTTTGAAGCAAAGGAAACGAAAAACAAAACCTCCTTCCCACTGCAAAACTTTCATGAGCACCAAATTCATCATATGAAGCAAGTTGTGAAACAAAATGGGATTTGTTTCGTCATATTAATGTTCAGTTCTTTTAATGAGGTATATTTGCTCCCAGCAGAAAAGCTATTCATCTATTGGGAAAGAATGCAGGCTGGG
Proteins encoded:
- a CDS encoding ribonuclease H-like domain-containing protein; this translates as MKIKNKLNRMKKHLNVEHDSTSNLVSKNTICNEKEWESFQTSVYRFQGEHCFIREKEYSLDHKHGKYQLKDLIPIMKLWQNADVEHPLSGKGHHSSDLFFFDTETTGLSGGVGTTIFLLGYARVFSDKVVIRQHLLPGPGNEVALYQSFLENVNYKTLVTYNGKAFDWPQVKTRHTLVREHVPKLPAFGHFDLLHASRRLWKSKMEAVRLVNVEKEILEIERQDDIPGFLAPMIYVDFVKTQEMQGIKGVMKHNEWDVLTLITLYIHLSKLLLLDGNERSELEDFEIGRWYDTLGEKEAAASIYENIVESSWKAAMKLGYLKKKERRFCEAELLFKQALADPLNDSKEEACEELSKIYEHQKKSYDTALLYAEKALKNYNEKANQPKQKKEKKLADFIKRITRIQKKLDI
- a CDS encoding DEAD/DEAH box helicase, which encodes MYWRKTIYEVIDWMKQEKDIADNIVHWETVPPKEAQFVPFPKEVKEPLWKALTKRGVTSLYTHQAEAFQTAIQKKHFVAVTPTASGKTLCYNLPVLQKIVEKQEARALYIFPTKALAQDQKSELNELITMMEVPINSYTYDGDTSPGIRQKVRKAGHIVITNPDMLHSAILPHHTKWVSLFENLEYIVIDELHTYRGVFGSHVANVIRRLKRICKFYGSNPTFICTSATISNPKELAEELTGESFHLINNNGAPASKKHIVFYNPPIVNKPLNIRRSATLEVRKVAAAFLKERIQTIVFAKSRVRVEILLTYLKELVKNELGEKSIQGYRGGYLPTQRRSIEKGLRNGEIYGVVSTNALELGVDIGQLQVCIMTGYPGTIASAWQQAGRAGRRQGEAVIVMVASSNPLDQYIVGHPEFFLNSNPESARINPNNLVILVDHIKCAAYELPFKKGETFDGVELEDILEYLAEERVLHEHAGKWHWMNDAFPAHNISLRSASQENVIIIDQSSEPANKVIGEMDRFSSMTLLHDEAIYLHQGVQYQVEKLDWEEKKAFVREVNVDYFTDANLAVSLDVLEIDKSKDYSGGTIAFGDVSVRAMATIFKKIKFETHENIGSGPIHLPEEELQTNAAWITLEETVVESLNGDDLEKSLLGIAHALKHVAPLLLMCEPMDLQVVPQVKSTHDEKPVVYFYDRYPGGVGLSEKVYEQIQTLLENATSLIEGCPCYSGCPSCIGADYPEENAKKLALALLKQLEIKVNGV
- a CDS encoding cold-shock protein encodes the protein MAFGRREAEEIVTEETKVWECASESCKGWMRDNFRNIETERPICPLCQSDMTQGTKVLAVINNYSMNQKA
- a CDS encoding Hsp20/alpha crystallin family protein; its protein translation is MMDEKEKLPQKKDIQPNNIMNTIDAFFSSSPIKGMLKQMDDFFGHTFSEASLPVETQETDRDFLVVCKLPGIAKEQINIETFDRYLTISVKNEQQVKTIDETVSYVSNSYTSNISKRTIPLPEYVKIQALQANYRDGLLKIRIPKKLIKQIDIQD
- a CDS encoding YppG family protein; the encoded protein is MQGMFSPNGMGANVPNQQMMFPQGMMPNMMNQMGFPQQNMNTQGFPFNTMNTNWQNPSQSMGMGMMQPNQYPQGTPGNGMMQPNQYPQGTPGNGMMQPNQYLQGTSGNGMMQQNGMQNGWMQPNQMPFMNPYPSQAQPPKTQTSQVNSFMNQFKGQDGNVDMKKMMDTAGQMMNTVNQINNMFKGLASTFKV
- the yppF gene encoding YppF family protein: MVLEDLRQKFVACKSYEPNEHNELMDFARKQYLQGELSINQFRHLIQELEIMGAVPPNTFEDMLEKS
- a CDS encoding YppE family protein, translated to MTSEHNELISITEKLCTFINKIEMCFEKTQQRKEEPDFFATVKPFADDVYQTVKAWEDASKKWITSQRPKNIHIQQIDSTVENINMVSVQCFYPDTKSKRFKGMIQSIHYVLEDILNKAKA
- a CDS encoding DUF2515 family protein encodes the protein MKDIYKKIAQDRKLLKYSIQEDKFITTIKKNTAKYNADNISRTKAYMTFYERNPEIRWSFLASMVSRNAGWSMTDLEGRWFKLALGWQQRFSFFLTYELANWLIFRDAFPQLKVYELSLHYNKPLFHLLQAFDVSCFMEAEWKAFWERRDKERLVSSLIINEQNLIQEPVLRNHYLKKNVFGSGSYFFQDIGHFSSVVFPTLEGKLYGYSVHGFQKLKNRILLGRKLAHLLFHPSLYEKFHLFSLNTEHTGARFDYEQYFSERLSRETPILRAIYPVVKHPHKGDSNDWIFKNRKYLPSWRKPLSPKEQHYEELTKWFIHKQHQMDGFIAIKKWL
- the recU gene encoding Holliday junction resolvase RecU, coding for MTIRYPNGKIYHDKGAVKTTKTSTTLYGNRGMSLEEDLQETNVYYLHQDIAVVHKKPTPIQIVDVHYPKRSAAVIKEAYFKQASTTDFNGVYKGRYLDFEAKETKNKTSFPLQNFHEHQIHHMKQVVKQNGICFVILMFSSFNEVYLLPAEKLFIYWERMQAGLRKSIAKAEIEADGYLIPIGYQPRLDYLKVIDQHF